The Gammaproteobacteria bacterium genome segment CGGTCACCGCCGGCGGCACCTTGGACATGGCGTCCGCCAGGAAGCTGTGCGCTGCGACGCAGTAGCGGCAGCCGTTCTCGCGGCTGACGGTGAGCAGTACTACCTCCTGCTCCGCCGGCGAGAACCCGGAATCCTCGCGGAACAGGGTGTAGCCGTGGGCGTAGGTATCCAGCAGGCCGGGGCAGTTGGCCATGCCGCCGTACATGTTGGGCACGAAACCCAGTTTGGCGTGCGTGGCCTCCATCACCGCTTTGGCGCGCGGCGCGGCGGTTTCGAGGGTCTTTGGTGTCAACGGGATTTTGTATTCGGTGCTCATGGCAGTGCTCCTAGGGTTGTGGTGATTAATACTGGACCATGCGGTCCATAATTGGCGAAAAAAAATCAGCGCAGGGCTTTCATGGTGACATCAATGACGCCTTCCACGGTGGCGGCGCTCGCCCCCGCCTTGACCATGGTGCGCAGACCGCTGATGGAAGTGACCAAATAATCGGCCAGCACCTGGGGATCTTGCTTGTCATCGATTTCACCGGCCTGTTGCGCCTGTTGTACGGCTTTCAGAAAAACCTTCCTGAAGCTCGTCAGTCCCGACGTGACCCGCCGGGCCACTTTGGGATCGCTCTGGGAAAATTCGTTGGCGGTGTTCATGATCAGGCAGCCGCGTGTCTTTTTCTTGTTATGCGCCTCGGCAACGATTGAGCGCAGTACGCCCTCGATGAACGCGAGCCCCGACCCGGCCCCGCGCAGACCTTCGGTCAACTGCCCCGTAACCTGGTCGCGGTAGCGCTCCAGGCAACGTTCGAACAACGCATGCTTGCTCTGAAAGGCCTGATAGAAGCTGCTCTTCGACAGCCCCATGGACTGGAGCAGATCTTGCAACGACGCGGCCTCATAGCCCTGGGACCAGAATACCGCCAGGGCGGAGTCCAGGGCTTGTTCGGGATCGAATTCCAGTGGGCGGCCTATACTCATAACGCTTGACATTAGGACCGTTTGGTACAAAAGTCAACGCTTAGCAACGGCGGGTGTAACAAAACCGGCGGCAATGGGATCTTTGAATAGAACAACTACAAACTGACAACCAGATTGGAGCCAAAATATGACGGATACAAGACAGGTACTGCTCGCTCGCCCACATCCCTTCATTGTCGCCGAGATGCTGCCCTTGCTGACGCAAGGTGGCTATTCCGCCGTAAAACTGGAACGCCTCGCCGACCTGCCGCAGCAGGCCAAGGGCGCAAAAGGCGCGGTGATTTCCCTCGCCCTCGCCTCGTCCATTGCCGAATCGCCTGAACAGGTGTTCGCCAAACTGCGCCGCAGCGCACCGTCCGTGCCAGTGCTGTTCGCCGCCATGCTGGATTACTCCATGGTGTCGCGCAAACTGGAGGATATCGCCCAACATGCGGGGGTACGCGCCACCATCATTGATATCGAAGGGGCCGGCAAAAACCCCGCCGCACTGGGGAAACCGCAGACCTTTCTTTATGTAAGCAAGGACGATCTCGCCTTACCGCAACGCAAGGCGCTGACGGCACGCATGATTCTACAGCATTTCGAATAACCCCGGCGGGACAACAGGGAGAACATCATGCCTGAATCAAACATCAATATTACCGATGATCGCCCCGGCGGCGACGCTTTCGACAGCCTGCTGGCGAGCCTGCTCACCATGGCCTGGTTCGTGGAGGCGCGCGACCCGTACACCGGCGGCCATTTGTGGCGGGTGTCGCGTTATGCCCGACTGCTGGCCGAGGCCGCCGGCGTCCCGGAAGCGGAGGCGGCGCGCATCGGCCTGGGCGGTTTCCTGCACGACCTGGGCAAGGTGGGCGTGCCCGACGCTATCCTGCGCAAGCCGGGCGCGCTGAGCGGCGAGGAATACGCGATCATCCAGACCCACCCCGCCGTGGGCATGCGCATGCTGGCGGCGCACCCACTGGCGAAGCTGGTGGGCGATGCCGTGCTGTTGCACCACGAACGCCCCGACGGCACGGGCTATCCCCATGGATTGCCCGGCGAGGACGTGCCCGCCATCGCGCGCATGGTCGGCATCTGTGACGCCTTCGACGCCATGACCAGCCACCGCCCCTACCGTGCCGGGATGCCGCGCGATAAGGCGCTCGCCATCATCGCGAAACTGCGCGGCGTGCAATTCGACGCGCAATACGCCGATGCCTTCCTCGCCCTCGGCGAAGCAGGCGAGCTCGACCAATTCATCCGCCACAGCGACGATGGCATCCCCCTCCAAACCTGTCCCATGTGCGGCCCCACCCTGGTGGTGCAGCGCGACCAGCAGGTGGGCGATCATCTCTACTGCCGCAATTGCGGCGGTGAATTCGTGTTGGAGCCGGAAAACGCCCACCTCACCGCCCGCCCCACCGGCGGTAAGGGGAACCCGCAGGCGCTCGCGCCTCAAGTGGATACGGCGCTGATCGCGGAGACTGTGCACAGCGCCGCCGCGGCCTTGTCGGCGAACGGATTGGGCGCGGAATTCACCGGGCAACAGCATAAGGAGAATAGGTAATCAACCCATGAAGTCATTGTTCAACGTCGCGTGCTCCGGCCGCATCGCCCGCAGCGCGCTTATGGTTTCCGCCGTGGTCGGCACTATCCTGAATCTCATCAACCAGGGCGAGGCGCTGCTCGCCGGCACCGCCATTTCCTGGTTCCACTTATCCCTGAACTACGCCGTGCCCTATTGTGTGGCCAGCTACAGTGCGGCAAAAAATGAACTGTCAAAAAGGGGGGACGAATAATGGAAGCCGCACTCACGGCGAAGCGTCCACCGACAGACGAAACCCACGCGCTCACGGACCCGGCCTTCCTGGAAGACGTGCGCCGCCAGATGCTCAAATTCGCCACCTTGCAATTGGGTGATGGCCAACTGGCGGAGGACGCCGTGCAGGAGGCGCTGCTGGGGGCGCTAAAGAATGCCCGCTCCTTCGGCGGCAATGCGGCGCTCAAGACCTGGGTGTTCGCCATCCTCAAGCACAAGATCACCGATGTCCTGCGCCAGAAACAGCGCCGGGAGGATACCGGCCACCTGCCGCGCGAGGACGACAACATCGAAGACCGGCTCTTCGACCAGCGGGGTTCCTGGCGCCCGGAGGCGCGGCCGCAGGACTGGGGCGACCCGGAGGCCTCCTTCCAGCAGGCCCAGTTCTGGCGCGTGTTCGAGGCCTGCCTCGACGGCCTGCCGCCCCAACAAGCCAGGGTGTTTATGATGCGCGAATTCATCGGCCTGGAAACCGGAGAGATCTGCGCGGCGACGGAGCTGTCCGCCAGCAACCTGTTCGTGCTGTTGCACCGCGCCCGCCTGCGACTGGGCAAGTGCCTGGAGCACAACTGGTTTGAGGGCATGTCATGCTGACCTGCCGCGAGGCCACCCGGCTGTTTTCCGAATCCCAGGAACGCCCGCTCACCCTGCGCGAGAAAACCGCGCTACGCCTGCACACCGCAATGTGCGCCGGCTGCCGCCATTGCCAGCGACATATGGACACCTTGCGTCAGGCGGCACGGGGATTTGCCGAAGGTGCGGGGGAGAACGAAAATAAAGAAAACGAGAATGAAAAATAAGGGCGGCGAGGCGCTGGCCGCGCGGAGCGGCATCAGGCCCTGATCACCAACAACTTGTCCTGCATCATGTCTTCCACGGTATAGGCAATGCCGCCGACCCCTAATCCCGACGTACGGCGGCCGGCGAAGGGCATCCAGTCGACACGGAACGCGGTGTGGTCGTTGACCATGACGGCTGAGGCGTCGAGCGCTTGCGCGGTGTGGACGGCGAAATCAATGTTCGTGGTAAAGACCGCTGCCTGGAAGGCGACGGGCAAGGCATTGGCCTGCCGGATGGCGTCTTGCACATCGTCGTATCCGTAGACGCAGACGACCGGGCCAAAGATTTCCCGGCTGGAAACCCTGGCGTCAACAGGCGGATCCACCAGCACGGTGGGGGTGAAAAAATACCGATCCAGGCGCTTGCCGCCGAGCACGCAGACCGCGCCCTGCTCCACCGCTTCATTGACCCACGCTTCCACGCGGTCCACCTCGGACGGTCGAATGAGCGGCCCCACCTCCATCGCCGCATCCGTTGGATCACCCACGTGAAGGCTGGCCACCTGTTCAACCAAGCTGTCAACGAAAGCTGACTTGATGCTGTTATCCACAAACACCCGCTGCACCGACACGCACACCTGACCGGCGTGATAAAACCCGCCCTTGACCAGCAACGGCATGGCCTGTTCCATATCCGCATCGGCCGCAACGATCACCGGCGCCGCGCCGCCGTGTTCCAGGGCGCAACGGGTTCCCGCGGCCAATTGGCTGCGCAACTTCCAACCCACCTCTGCGGAACCGATAAAACTGACAAACGCTATGCGTGAATCCGCCACCAGTTTGCCGATGGTATCCCGGTCGCACACGCAGGCCCGGCACCAGGGCTCGGGCAGGCCCGCCAGACGCACCAGCTCCACGAAGCGCAGACAACTCAACGGGGTATAAGCCGCCGGCTTGACGATCACGGGGCAGCCCGCGGCAATGGCCGGCACCACCTGATGCACGATCAGATTCAAGGGATGGTTGAAAGCGCTGATGGCCAGCACCACGCCGATAGGCTCTTTTTGGGTAAAGGCCAGCCTGCCGGCGCCGGCGGCGGAGAGATCCATGGGGATCTGCTCCCCCTTGAGCTGGCCGATGGCCTCTATCGCCAGTTCCACACCGGAAATGGCGCGCGCCACTTCGACCCGCGCATCCGTTAAGGGCTTGCCGCCCTCGCGGGCGATCAACAGGGCCAGCGCCTCGTCCTCGTTGCGCATCAGTTCGATTAAACGGGTGAGAATTTCCTTGCGCCGGTAGGCCGGCAGCCACTGGCTGCGATCACGGTAAAGACGCTCCGCCTCGGCCAACATCGCGCCGGCGCTCGTCTCATCAACGAGGGGCACCTCGTCCATCACCGCGCCATCATGGGCTTGCACGACCGTTAATGTTGGCTTACTCATAGCTATACCAGGCAAATCTTCTGCGCCAGTTCATCAATGAGAACCCGCTCGTTTTCAGAATAATCCACCGGCACTTCGATCAAGTGAAGGCCGCCCTCGAAATAACAGCGTTCCAGCAACGGCGCAAAATCATCGGCCGATGCCACGCGATGACCACGCGCCCCGTAGCTTTGCGCATAGGCGACAAAATCGGGATTGCCGAATTCCAGTCCCCAGTCGGGGAAACCGCTGCCCGCCTGTTTCCAGCGGATCATGCCGTAACTGTCATCGCGCAGCACCAGGACCACGAGATTCAATTTCAGCCGCACGGCGGTTTCCATCTCCTGGCTGTTCATCATGAAGCCCCCGTCACCGCAGACGGCCATGACCCGGCGCCTGGGGTAAAGCAGCGCGGCCATCATCGCCGAGGGCAGGCCGGCGCCCATGGTGGCCAGGGCATTATCGAGCAACACGGTGTTGGGCTCGGGGGTCGGGTAATTGCGGGCGAACCAGATTTTGTACACGCCGTTATCAAGGGCGATGATCCCGTCTTTGGGCATCACCTGACGCACATCGGCCACCAGCCGCTGGGGAATCATGGGGAATCGCGGGTCACGGCTTCCTTCTTTCGTATGTGCCTGGATATGCTCGCGCACCCGCATGAAGTAACTGAAATCATGGGTAGGCAGCGGTTCCAGTTGTTCGGTGAGCCGTGTGAACGAGGTGGCGATATCGCCCACCAGCTCCAGTTGCGGGAAATAGACCTGGTCCACGATGGCGGAATTGAAATTGACATGAATCACCTGCTTGCCGCCGTGTTCCATAAAGAAGGGCGGCTTCTCCACCACATCATGGCCGGCGTTGATCACCAGGTCGGCCCGGTCGATGGCGCAGTGCAGATAATCGCCCGACGACAGGGCCGCTGTCCCCAGATACAAAGGATGGTAGCCGCCGATCACGCCCTTGCCCATTTGCGTATTGAAAAACGGGATGCCGGTTTTCTCGACAAAGTCTTTCAGGGCATCGACCACGCGTCGGCGGTTGGCGCCCGCACCGATGAGCAGCAAGGGGTGCCGGGCCTTGCGGATCATGTCGGCGGCGCGCTTGACCGCGCTGCCGTCGGCATCGGGGCGGCAGTAGTTATTCACGGCAAACAGATGCGCCGACTCGACGGTTTCCGCGGAGATATCTTCCGGCAATTCCAGATGCACGGCGCCGGGGCGTTCTTCTTCCGCGATGCGAAAGGCCTCGCGCACCAAGCCGGGTATGGTGCCGGCGTCAACCACCTGTTTGGCCAGCTTGGTGATGGGGCGCATCATCTGCACCACGTCGACGATTTGAAAATGACCCTGCTTGCCTTTCTTGATGGGCTTCTGCCCGGTAATCATCAACATGGGCATGGCGCCCAATTGCGCATAGGCTGCCGCGGTGACCAGGTTGGTGGCGCCGGGTCCGAGGGTGGCCAGGCACACGCCCGCCTTGCCGGTCAAACGCCCGTAGGTGGCCGCCATGAATCCGGCCCCTTGCTCGTGCCGTGTGAGTATTAATCGAATACTGGAGGTGCGCAGCGATTCCAGCAGATCCAGATTCTCTTCGCCGGGCACGCCGAAGATGTACTCCACGCCCTCGTTCTCCAGCGCCTTTACCAATAAATCGGAAGCCTTCATGTTGTTTGTCATATCCATTATTTAGTTACGCTTCTTCACTCTTTTCGCCTGCATGGCTGTTACCGTTGTTTCCAGCTCGAAATTTTTCCAGCACCTCCGGCACGGGATATAACTCGCTCAGCGGCACTGACTTGCCGTCCGGCTGGACGATCCGGCAATGTATCCGTGTCAACTCGCGGGGGTGCGACACGCCACAGGAATGGGCGATCAGTCCCGAGCCATAATGGATCTTGCCGACAAAGTTTTTCACCCGGACGGCCTTTTCCGCCGGGTTCAGTCCCTGTTGCAAATGTTTGTCGTGCGTGGTGATGCCGGTGGGACAGGTGTTTTTGTTGCACTTGAGGGCCTGGATACAGCCCAGCGCAAACATGAACCCGCGTGCGGAGGCGACAAAGTCCGCGCCGGCGCACAAGGCCCACGCCACACCCGAAGGGGTAATCAGTTTACCGGAGGCGATGACCTTGATGCGCTCCCGCAAACCGTAGCGGGTCAGTATGTCCACCACCATGGGCAATGCCTCCTTGATGGGCAGGCCGACATCGTCCATCAGCGGCATGGGGGCGGCGCCCGTGCCGCCGTCAGCGCTGTCGATGGTGATGAAATCCGGCGCGCACGCAATGCCGCAGCGCTGGATTTCCTCGCACATGTTTTCCAGCCAACCGTAGGCCCCGATCACCGCCTTGAACCCCGTGGGCTTGCCGGTGACGTCGCGCACGTGTTCGATGAAGGCCAGCAACTCGGCGAAACTGCCGATCTCCGGGTGCCGGTTGGGCGAGATGGAATCCTTGCCCGGCTCGATGCCGCGAATCCGCGCGATCTCAGCGGTGACCTTTGCCCCCGGCAGGATACCGCCCTTGCCCGGCTTGGCTC includes the following:
- a CDS encoding zf-HC2 domain-containing protein, producing the protein MLTCREATRLFSESQERPLTLREKTALRLHTAMCAGCRHCQRHMDTLRQAARGFAEGAGENENKENENEK
- a CDS encoding FMN-binding glutamate synthase family protein; this translates as MAFLADISGQGITFLSSLFVFTVGLFFLLILLLFVRDKFQTRDAILHNYPVIGRFRYIFSTLGEFFRQYFFAMDREEMPFNRAERGWVYKSAAGVDNTVAFGSTKNISPPGTPLFVNCPFPTLDEDAATLTSVRIGPYAREPYDATSLINISAMSYGALSEPAVRALSMGAKLAGCWMNTGEGGLASAHLTGGCDIVFQIGTAKYGVRTADGKLDDNKLREVAAHPQVRMFEIKMSQGAKPGKGGILPGAKVTAEIARIRGIEPGKDSISPNRHPEIGSFAELLAFIEHVRDVTGKPTGFKAVIGAYGWLENMCEEIQRCGIACAPDFITIDSADGGTGAAPMPLMDDVGLPIKEALPMVVDILTRYGLRERIKVIASGKLITPSGVAWALCAGADFVASARGFMFALGCIQALKCNKNTCPTGITTHDKHLQQGLNPAEKAVRVKNFVGKIHYGSGLIAHSCGVSHPRELTRIHCRIVQPDGKSVPLSELYPVPEVLEKFRAGNNGNSHAGEKSEEA
- a CDS encoding TetR/AcrR family transcriptional regulator, with product MSIGRPLEFDPEQALDSALAVFWSQGYEAASLQDLLQSMGLSKSSFYQAFQSKHALFERCLERYRDQVTGQLTEGLRGAGSGLAFIEGVLRSIVAEAHNKKKTRGCLIMNTANEFSQSDPKVARRVTSGLTSFRKVFLKAVQQAQQAGEIDDKQDPQVLADYLVTSISGLRTMVKAGASAATVEGVIDVTMKALR
- a CDS encoding carboxymuconolactone decarboxylase family protein; this encodes MSTEYKIPLTPKTLETAAPRAKAVMEATHAKLGFVPNMYGGMANCPGLLDTYAHGYTLFREDSGFSPAEQEVVLLTVSRENGCRYCVAAHSFLADAMSKVPPAVTDAIRDGKPVGDPKLAALHAFTRIMVDKRGLPSRADVDAFLAAGYTENHILDIVLAIAVKTISNYSNHLFHTPVDGMFEHRTWNV
- a CDS encoding aldehyde dehydrogenase family protein translates to MSKPTLTVVQAHDGAVMDEVPLVDETSAGAMLAEAERLYRDRSQWLPAYRRKEILTRLIELMRNEDEALALLIAREGGKPLTDARVEVARAISGVELAIEAIGQLKGEQIPMDLSAAGAGRLAFTQKEPIGVVLAISAFNHPLNLIVHQVVPAIAAGCPVIVKPAAYTPLSCLRFVELVRLAGLPEPWCRACVCDRDTIGKLVADSRIAFVSFIGSAEVGWKLRSQLAAGTRCALEHGGAAPVIVAADADMEQAMPLLVKGGFYHAGQVCVSVQRVFVDNSIKSAFVDSLVEQVASLHVGDPTDAAMEVGPLIRPSEVDRVEAWVNEAVEQGAVCVLGGKRLDRYFFTPTVLVDPPVDARVSSREIFGPVVCVYGYDDVQDAIRQANALPVAFQAAVFTTNIDFAVHTAQALDASAVMVNDHTAFRVDWMPFAGRRTSGLGVGGIAYTVEDMMQDKLLVIRA
- a CDS encoding HD-GYP domain-containing protein, which encodes MPESNINITDDRPGGDAFDSLLASLLTMAWFVEARDPYTGGHLWRVSRYARLLAEAAGVPEAEAARIGLGGFLHDLGKVGVPDAILRKPGALSGEEYAIIQTHPAVGMRMLAAHPLAKLVGDAVLLHHERPDGTGYPHGLPGEDVPAIARMVGICDAFDAMTSHRPYRAGMPRDKALAIIAKLRGVQFDAQYADAFLALGEAGELDQFIRHSDDGIPLQTCPMCGPTLVVQRDQQVGDHLYCRNCGGEFVLEPENAHLTARPTGGKGNPQALAPQVDTALIAETVHSAAAALSANGLGAEFTGQQHKENR
- a CDS encoding sigma-70 family RNA polymerase sigma factor; amino-acid sequence: MEAALTAKRPPTDETHALTDPAFLEDVRRQMLKFATLQLGDGQLAEDAVQEALLGALKNARSFGGNAALKTWVFAILKHKITDVLRQKQRREDTGHLPREDDNIEDRLFDQRGSWRPEARPQDWGDPEASFQQAQFWRVFEACLDGLPPQQARVFMMREFIGLETGEICAATELSASNLFVLLHRARLRLGKCLEHNWFEGMSC
- the nrtS gene encoding nitrate/nitrite transporter NrtS; the encoded protein is MKSLFNVACSGRIARSALMVSAVVGTILNLINQGEALLAGTAISWFHLSLNYAVPYCVASYSAAKNELSKRGDE
- a CDS encoding acetolactate synthase large subunit, with translation MKASDLLVKALENEGVEYIFGVPGEENLDLLESLRTSSIRLILTRHEQGAGFMAATYGRLTGKAGVCLATLGPGATNLVTAAAYAQLGAMPMLMITGQKPIKKGKQGHFQIVDVVQMMRPITKLAKQVVDAGTIPGLVREAFRIAEEERPGAVHLELPEDISAETVESAHLFAVNNYCRPDADGSAVKRAADMIRKARHPLLLIGAGANRRRVVDALKDFVEKTGIPFFNTQMGKGVIGGYHPLYLGTAALSSGDYLHCAIDRADLVINAGHDVVEKPPFFMEHGGKQVIHVNFNSAIVDQVYFPQLELVGDIATSFTRLTEQLEPLPTHDFSYFMRVREHIQAHTKEGSRDPRFPMIPQRLVADVRQVMPKDGIIALDNGVYKIWFARNYPTPEPNTVLLDNALATMGAGLPSAMMAALLYPRRRVMAVCGDGGFMMNSQEMETAVRLKLNLVVLVLRDDSYGMIRWKQAGSGFPDWGLEFGNPDFVAYAQSYGARGHRVASADDFAPLLERCYFEGGLHLIEVPVDYSENERVLIDELAQKICLV